Proteins co-encoded in one Malus domestica chromosome 09, GDT2T_hap1 genomic window:
- the LOC139188060 gene encoding senescence-induced receptor-like serine/threonine-protein kinase — MASAFAHERNLSSSGLEGEISPSPSNLTMIQTLDLSNNNLRGSIPEILPQLTTLNVLNLENNNLTGSIPVVLIDRCKDGLLSTSLCENPNLSGNVSCNKKKNRKYNSFVPMIIVSVVALSVLLLSAAAIWCRAASKRKTQLGYSTDANVAIQHGSFERKGRQFMYSEIVQITKGFKRVLGKGGHIDDTEVAVKMLSPSSAQGFQQFLAEVHLLMRVHHRNLRSLVGYCNDETNIEYMANGKL; from the exons atggcaagtgcattcgcccatgagcg GAACTTGTCTTCCAGTGGATTAGAAGGGGAGATTTCTCCTTCTCCGTCAAATCTAACAATGATACAGACATT GGATTTATCAAACAACAACTTAAGAGGATCAATTCCAGAAATTTTGCCACAACTGACGACGTTAAATGTCTT AAATTTGGAGAATAACAACCTCACGGGCTCAATTCCGGTGGTACTCATTGACAGATGTAAGGATGGTTTACTATCAACAAG TTTGTGCGAAAATCCAAACCTATCCGGAAATGTTTCttgcaacaagaagaagaacaggAAGTATAATTCTTTTGTTCCAATGATAATTGTTTCGGTTGTTGCACTGTCAGTCCTCTTACTCAGTGCAGCAGCTATCTGGTGTCGGGCTGCTTCTAAAAGGAAAACGCAACTTG GATATAGCACAGATGCAAATGTAGCCATTCAGCATGGGTCATTTGAGCGAAAAGGGAGACAGTTTATGTACTCTGAGATAGTACAGATTACAAAGGGCTTCAAGAGGGTTCTTGGAAAAGGCGGCCACATAGACGACACTGAGGTGGCTGTCAAGATGCTTTCACCGTCATCAGCTCAAGGGTTTCAGCAATTTCTCGCAGAG GTTCATCTTCTTATGAGAGTTCATCATAGAAATTTGAGAAGTCTTGTTGGATATTGCAATGATGAAACCAACATAGAGTACATGGCCAATGGAAAACTATGA